Part of the Ascaphus truei isolate aAscTru1 chromosome 16, aAscTru1.hap1, whole genome shotgun sequence genome, aggacccaagatgcatttagtgaaccccaagccGAATTTTCAGCAAAATTGATTACAGAAGAACGGATTGATcaacaacttagctaatcactcgtCAGTgcgtagattgtattgatgcacatattgaatggaagtttttttttttttttaaatgacagcttaaactgcagctttaaaacaggACTTTGCTAAAACCAGATACAACCATATATTGTTCATTTTCTACATGTACAAAACATGGAGAGGTCAGTGTTAACCGAGAGTGATGCCTACTTGTCCTCTCGATCCAGACTTCTCCTGCCTGCATCTGGTCATCGTCCGAGTCGTCGCTGCTCGAATCGCTGGATTCTTTTCTCGTCTTCTTGCTTCTCTTTTTCTTGGACTTCTTCCTGTGATAGAGTTCAATATTGCAGCGTTCCCTCCTAACCATGCAACTAGAACATTATTACCGGAAATGTTACGCTAGGTTAATCAGAACATTTTGCATACATGTTTCTTTTTATTGTAGATGACATCTTTACCCCTCATTAGCTAGACCaggtgtgggcaactccagtcctcaagggccacctacaggcctggttttaaggatatccctgcttcagcactggtggctcaatccatTGGTTAGTCATTAACtgagccaactccagtcctcatgggacATCAACAGATCGaagtttatggatatccctgcttcagcagaggtggctcaatcagtggctcagtcttccactgagccacctgtgctgaagcagggatatccttaaaacccagcttgttggtggcccttgaggactggagttggccaccgctgtgACAAATATTTTTTGCAGGCGGGATGTTGGGTTCAAAGaggctaaatttagcataggttgaacttgatggacgtatgtttttcaacctcatcatctactatgtaacatctAATGTCGTAATAAGGAGCAGGAGATAAGCCAGGAAGGATATGCCGAGCTACAACCTGGAAAATTTAAAATCTTACTttctgtgttttttcttctttttctttgatTTCTTTTTCTCTTCTTCATCTACAAAAACAGGACACACAGATTAAGCAGGAGAATTTTAGAAGAATCATTTTCTTGAGCATGTCCCAATAACAGCCACATAGCAGAAGATAAACAAAACGGAAAATATAATTTTTACCAAAACCAATTAATGCTTTTTTTTTGGAAAGCACAATAGCTGATCTATTTCACCTTGCATTTTCAACACAGTTCATGTCAATATATTGTAGGCCTTCTGGCATCCTGGGGGTTCAGGTTTTACCATGTGACAAGGCACACGTATAACATCCAGAAACACAACCAGTGAGATACTGCATCTTTATTTCAAGCAAGGTTTGCCACTGTCTGACACATATAAACCCAAACTTAGGCCAAGCgttgatagatagagatagatatatctcTATAATATCTATTATCTCTTtttaatatctatatatctacatatataatatatatcgaTATATAACAAGCAGGTGTTATAAATCCCATTATATTTACCACTGCTTTCAGACTCCGAGTCACTGTCGCTGTCTTCAGAGTTCTCTCTGTGCTTCTTTTTGGTTGATTTTGTTGATTTCGGGGATTTTGtggatttcttcttttttttctttttcttttttttcttttcttttgcagAAACATATACACAACAGGCATGTTACTGACAAAATACTGAAGTAACACAAATAGTTTGTCAAAAGAACACCTGCATGTGTCTAGATGAGTTTTAGCTAAATAATGTAAATGTTATCTATCTGTATCTGGAACTTGTACCCCAGATATTTACCTTCTGAACTGGAGTCAGAGCTGCAAGATTTTTTGGacttttcctcctcttcaactggaGTGTGCTCATCAGAACTTCATAAAAAGACAAAAAGGTTGTTCTATTGAGTTAAAGGGGATCGTCTGATAATGATTAAAACACTGCGGTTATTAATGGATCAACATACACAACTCACACAGAACTACTTACTCTGGTTCAGGCACTTTAGGTGAAAGACCCCAAATTTCTGGAGCTCCTATTTcaccaattctctctctctcatttaaaCGCCTGCAAAGTATACACATGGAGAGCATGAATATAAACCGTAACAGTTCAGCTGGCTGCAGTACTTATACCAatccaacaatatatatatacatactattttAGGAACAAATCTTGTGTGGGTACCTTTAGATATGCATCACAACCTCAAAAAGGAATACACCAAACTTACTGCTTCCTAGCAAACCACCAAAACCCTGTCATCAAACCCCAGATCTACCCCTCCCATCCCCTTGTCAAACCCAGACAATCATATGAAATCTCTCAGGGACTTTGGTTATAGGAACTGCAGTGGGTGCCACGTTCTGCCCATTGGCTTGCATTGGGGAAATGTTCCTGGGTGAGAAGTGGTCCCCTGAGGGAGGAGGTGGTCTGGTGCAGAGGTGGTCCCTACCTGGCTATGAAGGCCTCCTGCCTCTGCCTCATTATATCCTCTTTGCCCTTCTCGTAGTAGTCGGTCCATTGCCTGTCCCTGGAGCGGCGGTCGCCATTAGGAGCTCCCCGCTCCCGGGATTTGGAGCTCCGTGGTCTTTTCCGCGGGGAGGTCTCGGAGCTGCGGCTCCTGGAGCGGTGTCCGGGCGGCATGACTCCAACTCCGAGGGGAGCCTTGTTTACAACGGAACCGGAAACTGTTTCCGCGGAAGCATATGGTACGCACACACCCCCATCTTCCTTTCCGGAAGGACAGCCTCGTGACTCTTTGACGCTGCTGTCGGCCATCTTTGTCACTGGCAAAGGCATTCAACCCTGTAGTGCTGGCAATCCGTTATTACTCAGCATGGGAAGGGCCAAGACACAATAGCAGAGGCTAATGCaaagatttaataaaacaaaatacttGTCTTTTCTATGTAATGTTATCTACATGGTATTCTCTCATGTGCAGGGCCCTCAGTGCATTTTGTGttggtttgtatgtatgtatatatttatatagcgtcattcatgtacatagcgcttcacagcagtctaCCAAGTAAACCTCCAAGTGGCGGCATTCGGGGGCAGCAActcccggcatcttcccctgCAACTCCTGTCAATATGGCCGCGTAGCGTAAAATGGTGCTGCTTTGCCATGTCAACATGAACGCCACATGACGtcacatctcccatctccccctgcaacccgTCAATATGAGCGTGAGGCTTCACGTGGCGCTGTGTTGCCACGACAACGTGACGCCTC contains:
- the NKAP gene encoding NF-kappa-B-activating protein, translating into MPPGHRSRSRSSETSPRKRPRSSKSRERGAPNGDRRSRDRQWTDYYEKGKEDIMRQRQEAFIARRLNERERIGEIGAPEIWGLSPKVPEPDSDEHTPVEEEEKSKKSCSSDSSSEEKKKKKKKKKKKSTKSPKSTKSTKKKHRENSEDSDSDSESESSDEEEKKKSKKKKKKHRKKKSKKKRSKKTRKESSDSSSDDSDDDQMQAGEVWIERTKSNTDDDEEDFVGPEAPVTHLSQDDKPLNYGHALLPGEGAAMAEYVKAGKRIPRRGEIGLTSNEIASFEKSGYVMSGSRHRRMEAVRLRKENQIYSADEKRALASFNQEERRKRENKILSSFREMVYRKTKSKEDK